The DNA segment GCTGGCAGCAGGTGATATTTTTCTCCAAGTATTCGCATTATTAGATAAATTTACGCTGGAGTCAAACTAACATAGCTTTTCGAGTTCTTTTTAACAGGTTCGGCAGAAGCGGAAAGATGTGTGTGCCAATGGACTGCTTAAAAGGATTGAGTTAGTCATCACTTCCCCTATGTCAAGGTACCAAAATTTTAGCATATATCTAacaaatgttttctttttctgaGGCAAGTGTTGTCATGTTTTTTTTCTATGGTTGGATTATTACAGGACATTGCAAACGGCGGTCGGAATATTTCATGGTGAAGACCAACCAGAACTGTCAGATGTCACTTCATATGAGGAAGGAAATGGGAGGATTAGTGATAATGATCAGCAACCAACTTTCAATCGCCCACCAATTATAGCACTTGAAGTTTGTCGTGAACGATTGGTATGGTTGCTAACATCCGAAGATACCGTATTATAAatgcaatttatatatatatacacacatatgtGTCATTATATTTCATGgtaaaagtaattatattaaaaattattaaatcaaaaagtaaactttttctgttaaaagttttatctatttttttaatattaaaaatcagTCTCTGTATGTTAACATAAGGTAAATATGACATATCACGTGTATTTGTCTGATTTATTCTATAAGCTAtactagtttttaataataaaattagatgAAATTTTTGACAGAAagaattaatttactctttaatctaacatatataaactaatttatttattttttttaataaagagaaCAAAATGTagaaatacattattttattaattccaTGTTCGGTATTCCCTATTCAAGTTTGGACTATATTGTTTTGTCCTCGATGCATAGTGTTCGGTACAAAACAAAGTTGTTTTTATATGGATAGCTGAAACTTCGAATACGGtgaaattagaattttttatatatgaatcATAAATAACTTTTATTGTAGGGAAAATACGAATGCGACAAGAGAGGAACTATCAGCCATTATCGGTCTCATTTCCCCGCGGTTGATTTTTCATTGGCAAGTGTTTATTTCTTTCGGTCATAATTTTCACACGTTCTTGGTTAATTTCAATACAGTCCCCCATTGAATACTACTTTCATTAGTTAACATTCACCAACATGCACTAAACCCTAATGTTCAGATCGAAAATGAAGACGACATTTTATGGGAAGCAAATAAAAGAGAGCCCTTCGGAGATGTACTAGCTAGGGGAATGAAGTTTATCAATTGGTTAGCTCTAAAGCTTTGACTAATTTTGTTCACACCCACGGTGTACTTGGACAAAATCTTGTCCATGAATGCTTTTTTTAAAGGCCAAATTTGTATTCTCACTTTTATAAAGTTAtacggtaaaagtatcatgaatgCTCTTATAAGAATCAGATTATATTTTGCTcattctactaaaaaaatagataaattagtctgacgttagatcaaagagtaaattggtccttTAGAAAGAAATTCCCTATTAAAAACTAGTCTTTATACCTCAACATGCATGATGTACAAATGCAGCCATGTATTACTATTTGGTTATTATATCAGACACTCCGGTTTATAATAATACAAATGGTTAaaataatttatccatttttaataaaaatgactaaattattctttaatctaatgtataaaaatcaattacttattttttaaatagagtGAATAAAATATTATCCGGCTTCTAATATTAAAACTTCTATAATACTTTTCCGGTTGTTGGTCCAAAACCATGCACTTTGATGACTGGGTTAAACTATTGttggcttaattatttttttttcttttttttttgtaggtTGTGGACAAGGAAAGAGACAGAGATAGCAGTGGTGAGCCATGGTGTGTTTTTGCAGGAAGCTTTTGAACTTATTAATACTAATAAGTATCGGGCCTTAAAGGTTCGAGCCCCCCGGTCAGTAtacaattaaattaaagttcatcAACTATTTAATAATGCTAATTTAAgggtatttatttatatatatataaattctggtcatatttattttttgtgacataatatttagaattattcataattttttttgctGCATTAACAATAATATTTACACTATTCAAATTAAGATTTAATGGGTAATTTAATAACTAGAGctaaaaagccataattttgtttttataacatTGGACGGCAACAACCTTTTATATTCACGAAGAGTTGTAATTGCATGAACCATGTGTTTATTAGTGATAATTAATTTATAGATAATTGCATTTTCTGTCTTATTATTAAGCAAATATTAGAACGACACTTGATTAGgcataaatttcataaaaaaaaattgttccaAGTGAGACTTTGACCCTTAATCACGACAAACACGTGACTCCCTATTTCTATGTTTAAAGTTTTATCAtgtattttaaaagataattttggTTAACATATATTTGACTAgctttcaatttttatatatatgcagCTTTGAAAACTGTGAAATACGTTCAGTCCGCATTTCTTATGAAAGGTGAGAGTTTTTGGTAAATATTTCGtatttatatattagtagctagatcgtatttttattaatttatttttaaattgcaaTTTTTTTAGTGTAATGGGATTGGGATCAGATTTGATGCAAATTGGTTATTATGAAATGAGTATCCCACATGGAAATGAAGTCCAAAGAGATTCCGAGAAAAAAAATGTTTCAGTGGAGGAATTGGAAGTCATCAATTAATGGATCTTTAACTCAGTTACTTCTAAGATATTAAATACTGATGATAGAATATTAGCTCCATTGGTTTTTTAAACATGTACCTGCTAACTACTGTAATTGTTTTCTTAGAATTTTTGTCTTTAATTTGGTAGCATTATTAAGCTAAACGTTGTTTATAGAACGGCAGGTCGGCTTAGTACTTTATATTTGGACGGCCACCGGTCGGTATTTTTCGTCGTTTATTGTGATTTGATTATTGCCGACAAATTGCCGTCGTCCGTCCCTGTTGTTATCCTATGCCGCCAAAGGCTCGCTTTTgtaatttatgtttgtttaagatATTGTTTACTTCAAAGTTTTCCTCCTTGAAATAAAAAACCAGAGTAGGAAACACTTTGTGTTATGCCATTTGAAAATTTGGAAGTTTGCTGGGTCAGGTTGACCATCTccataaaccataatatatatacattttattcaactcataaccatttaaACGATATAGATAGTTAttgatattatataataaaaaaaatagtcattttatgaTTCATATTTGAAGTTTGTAGTTACTTCTtccaataatattattttcaatattcAAACGAATATCATTTCCATGATTCAAATTTTATCACATATGTTATCTTTATTATgagtcattttttaaaatttttaccatATACGAAAGTATATCAAATTATTTAGTGAAAATTGTAGtggttttaatagttaaaaaCAACAAAACTATCAAGAGAAGGATTTGTCGGGACATTACGCAATAATTAAAGTAGTTAAGTGTCAAAGaagatttctcttttttttttctcatacaCAATTAACATTAATAAGTATTCCTCCAAATTTTATCTTCATATTCAAAAAGTATCCACTATATCTGTAGTTTCGAAAGCATCTACTACTAAGCTTTATCTTCAAACCTTATCATTAATCCGCATAGTCTTTGTCATTGTTTATTCACTTATCTCGTAAAAGATAAGCATTCCTAAACCTTTTTTCAAGTACTTGGACACTACTCCCTTTTTATTGCATAtacataacaaataataatacaaaatttttaagtgtggtttgataaattaaaaattaaatatcattgTTATAAATTATCAATCGCGtgtgaataaataaattattgaaaatgttaaatttttttgaagggttataaaaaaaaacattagtcAACAAATTTCAACTAATATTGCATAACATTACACCCTAAAATAAACATGTTTCAGTACTCTTTAAACtcgttttataaaattaatagatCAAATAAATCTTCTAATTTGAATCATTTAAAAGTTTCTTGAATTATCGATGACAAGTTTCaaccatttaattttaaattttgaacgagggaattaaaaattaattttataatttgtcCATAATAAACTTGATGGAGTGGCAACAAAGTCGTTCATTCCTTAACTAGCGTAATTTTATGCTATGCAAATCTCATCCCTCCTTGTTTAgacttttattttcctttctgagttttttattgataattttatgaTTAAGACAGAGGTAATCAATTGGTTTGGGGTTAATTTTAGTCTACCTACTTGATTTTTGTTAGAGATTGATTTTTCTTTGAAAGctcttttatttttcaagaaaagaaaaacatattcACACCTTAAGCTGATTAGATTGCCCAATGTCAATTAAAgatattttactcttttttttttgtaacgtGTATGGTAAAACGAACATgtttataaacacataattaaataattaatttaacaaattaacatacaaaaataaatctaaattaaGCTCATACATATTGAAATTTGAATCTAAAACTTTAATGTGAATGTTTCCGTagacaaaatattttataaaggaaaaagaaaacgaaaaaagaATCATAGCCAGCCATTTAGAACATTTTTCTTTGTATTGGTATTATTATAACAATAAATGGTTGACAAATTTCGAGAGCTTTTCTAAAGTAAACTCCCATGATTTTGATCCATCTACATTTGTCCACTCCTCACAAATTGGAGCATCAAATTCCTCCCGGCACCGACTCCATTAATCGGGATGGCAACGGGTTAACACCGGCACTAGAAAAATTCTAAGGGATCCACTAACTAGGTGGAGATTAAATGCGCGTGCCACTAATGTTTAGTTGCGCCAAGAATAATCTTTTGTGTAGTGCATATAACAATAGTGCTGTCAATTTGGCCAATGAGATCAACATTTTTCTTTGGTTAAAATATCTCATAGGTACTTCCTCACATAAGGATTTATggcatctttggtaaaatgacaaGTATGAAAACTTGGTCATTCGAAATTACTAGTACAAAAAGGAATGAAAGAGCCATTTTGTGATTGCTATGGATCATTTTAGTCAAGTCTCCTTGCATTAATTGTTAATGAGGTGGTGGTAGATATAATGATGGGCAACTATTAGCGTAaggaattgaaatgtcaaaatgttttaaataataaaaattaagcaatGCAAATCATTTCAAAAAGTTTTTATGcattcaacttattcaattacttaattgaataaacaattcaataataaaattaaataattaattaaaaaattatatattttatataaaatgagAATCGAATTTGAGACTTCAAAAATTTGCTATCCCATTGAACCTGGGTTTTATTAGCAATAATTCCAAAAGTTAAAAgcatcattttctttcttttaagcataaaataataaatttatcttttgatTGTCAATTTGACTCTTATCCTTTTTTTTTAGCTAAGTTTGatcattaaccttttaaaaatagttaaatctGTCTTTTTTAACGAAAATGTTAACTAAAACATCAGTTTTTTAACTATGTTCACTTGGCAACTTTTGTGTCAATCTATGTGTACTTTATATTGACATGACactatttgttaaaaaaatcctATAAAGTACACGTGGgttgtgtcgaaaccatttttaaaaaaaacgagAATCGAcctatttttgaaaatgaaaatcaaaacaagagtcgccactgatctttattaggtgtaatcggatcacctttgttttaataaaacgttttggtttactaaaacgacattttggtctacgaaattcaagagaACAAGTTCGGAAGCCGGTTACgtgcaaggaaggattagcaccctcgacacacccaaaaattggtaccgaattgattagttagtgtcttaatgtcgaaaattaaaaatcgggaataaatttgaaatacgatccttttaatTAACctcgattttaaaattcttgaattagctcaaAATGATTGTTgaagatttccttatctcgagatatcggagtatcacatcccgtaagttaggacacaataccatgaattcccgagcgCAAGGTCGTCTTTAATTTAAATCGGAATTCCATACATTTTAAAACTTAAAGGATATTTAACTATTTAGAATCAATGAGagaatcgaaaccccgtaagttaaggCACAACTCCTCGATGTTCCAAAACGCGAaacattaccttattttgaaattttgctttTGAATAATAACGAATCTAATATTTAAACGGCGTAGATATTTATTTAGATTAGAAAAACGATTCAAGTTGGATAAATGCAACGAAGCTTGATTCATGGGGGGTGATGATATGACATAAAAATATAGTGCGTCATGGAGTGATGATAggtgaataaaaatattacacaaataaatgacaataatatgaaaGTACAAATAACAAATCATAATACATGCAATGGCAATAATCACACAAGGTACATCATTTAGGtattaatattaacaattaaagaCGAATGaatttgataataatttaaaaggtgtcaaacaaataaaaatgaataagatgtacaacgattttaaaatgataatgaggttaaaataatgtgaaaaaggagattttaaattaataatatgcaaaacaatttaaaagagaggatatatatctatatataaagcattaaaataggta comes from the Gossypium hirsutum isolate 1008001.06 chromosome A06, Gossypium_hirsutum_v2.1, whole genome shotgun sequence genome and includes:
- the LOC121230300 gene encoding phosphoglycerate mutase-like protein 1, with amino-acid sequence MEKIPSGACKTLHLVRHAQGMHNLESEKSRDPLTSFEFFDAQLSSQGWQQVRQKRKDVCANGLLKRIELVITSPMSRTLQTAVGIFHGEDQPELSDVTSYEEGNGRISDNDQQPTFNRPPIIALEVCRERLGKYECDKRGTISHYRSHFPAVDFSLIENEDDILWEANKREPFGDVLARGMKFINWLWTRKETEIAVVSHGVFLQEAFELINTNKYRALKVRAPRFENCEIRSVRISYESVMGLGSDLMQIGYYEMSIPHGNEVQRDSEKKNVSVEELEVIN